Proteins encoded together in one Cyanobium sp. WAJ14-Wanaka window:
- the ftsZ gene encoding cell division protein FtsZ, whose translation MVLSTPANIGITPSQSARIEVIGVGGGGSNAVNRMIASDLQGVGYRVLNTDAQALIQSAAQKRIQLGQKLTRGLGAGGNPVIGQKAAEESRAELIESLQGADLVFIAAGMGGGTGTGAAPILAEVAKEVGALTVGIVTKPFGFEGRKRLRQAEEGIARLAEHVDTLIVIPNDRLRDAIAGAPLNEAFRAADDVLRMGVKGISDIITKPGLVNVDFADVRSVMADAGTALLGIGVGSGRSRASEAAQAAMSSPLLESARIDGAKGCVINISGGKDMTLEDMTTASEVIYEVVDPDANIIVGAVVDEKLEGEIHVTVIATGFESGTPYRTERSSSSFANNFRQVSEERGAKIPPFLLSRQTRPES comes from the coding sequence ATGGTCCTAAGCACGCCCGCCAACATCGGCATCACCCCAAGCCAAAGCGCCCGCATTGAGGTGATCGGCGTTGGGGGTGGCGGCAGCAATGCTGTTAACCGGATGATTGCCTCCGACCTGCAGGGGGTCGGTTATCGAGTGCTGAACACCGATGCCCAGGCCCTAATCCAGTCGGCGGCGCAAAAGCGGATCCAACTGGGCCAAAAATTGACCCGGGGCCTGGGGGCCGGTGGTAACCCCGTAATTGGCCAAAAGGCAGCGGAGGAATCCCGCGCCGAACTGATCGAATCCCTGCAGGGCGCCGACCTGGTATTCATCGCCGCCGGCATGGGCGGCGGCACCGGCACCGGAGCTGCTCCGATCCTGGCGGAGGTGGCCAAGGAGGTGGGTGCCCTCACCGTGGGCATCGTCACCAAACCCTTTGGCTTCGAGGGCCGCAAACGCCTGCGGCAGGCCGAGGAGGGCATTGCCCGCCTGGCTGAACATGTCGACACCCTGATCGTGATTCCCAACGATCGGCTGCGGGATGCCATTGCTGGAGCTCCGCTGAATGAGGCCTTCCGCGCCGCCGACGACGTGCTGAGGATGGGCGTGAAGGGCATTAGCGACATCATCACCAAACCCGGCCTGGTGAACGTCGACTTTGCAGACGTGCGCTCGGTGATGGCCGACGCCGGCACCGCCCTGCTGGGAATTGGGGTGGGATCCGGGCGCTCCAGGGCCAGCGAGGCCGCCCAGGCCGCCATGAGTAGCCCCCTTCTCGAATCCGCCCGCATTGATGGGGCCAAGGGCTGTGTGATCAACATCAGCGGCGGCAAGGACATGACCCTGGAGGACATGACCACCGCCTCTGAGGTGATCTACGAGGTGGTCGACCCCGACGCAAACATCATTGTCGGCGCCGTAGTCGACGAAAAACTGGAAGGGGAGATCCACGTCACCGTGATCGCCACGGGTTTCGAAAGCGGCACTCCCTACCGGACCGAGCGCAGCTCCAGCAGCTTTGCCAACAATTTCAGGCAGGTCAGCGAGGAACGGGGAGCCAAAATCCCCCCCTTCCTGCTCAGCCGCCAAACCAGGCCTGAATCCTGA
- a CDS encoding FtsQ-type POTRA domain-containing protein produces MSQTPLRPEAERRKQMRMQRRSERLRNLWRLLVFTSIAGGLAYGLLRQGWILNGPAQVEVVGSQQVDAAQVIRAADLHFPQPLLGLQPKQIASAIAAALPVEQVQVTRLMAPPRLRVTVVDREAVARAERQSARGLEQGYVDRLGNWMSTRQGQGSKGPSPEQLQVRGWQARLRPALAMMLERRQSLGADLQEIRFEPGGSLWLKSASLGEVRLGPIDGQLNRRLEVLQQLGQQLPAKVKGRKVISIDLSDPEQPELGLPAAAGTGTASGPNKPVASRD; encoded by the coding sequence GTGAGTCAGACCCCCCTCAGACCGGAAGCCGAGCGCCGCAAACAAATGCGGATGCAAAGGCGCAGCGAGCGGCTGCGCAACCTCTGGCGCCTGCTGGTGTTCACCAGCATTGCTGGTGGCCTGGCCTATGGGCTGCTGCGGCAAGGCTGGATCCTCAATGGCCCGGCCCAAGTTGAGGTGGTGGGCAGCCAGCAGGTGGATGCCGCCCAGGTAATTCGGGCCGCAGATCTGCATTTTCCCCAGCCCCTGTTGGGCTTACAACCCAAACAGATCGCCTCTGCCATCGCCGCGGCCCTGCCGGTGGAGCAGGTGCAGGTAACCCGCCTGATGGCTCCACCAAGGTTGAGGGTGACGGTGGTCGATCGGGAGGCCGTGGCCCGGGCCGAGCGCCAAAGCGCCAGGGGGCTTGAGCAGGGTTATGTGGATCGGCTTGGCAATTGGATGAGCACACGCCAGGGCCAAGGCAGCAAGGGCCCTTCCCCCGAGCAGCTCCAGGTGCGGGGCTGGCAGGCCAGGCTGCGGCCTGCCCTGGCGATGATGTTGGAGCGGCGCCAGTCCCTGGGGGCCGATCTCCAGGAGATCCGCTTTGAACCCGGCGGGAGCCTTTGGTTAAAAAGTGCCAGCCTCGGCGAGGTGCGCCTGGGCCCGATTGATGGTCAGCTGAATAGGCGGCTTGAGGTGCTGCAGCAGCTGGGCCAGCAACTACCCGCCAAGGTGAAGGGCCGCAAGGTGATCTCCATCGACCTGAGCGATCCAGAACAGCCAGAACTGGGCCTACCCGCAGCCGCTGGCACTGGCACTGCCAGCGGGCCAAACAAACCGGTGGCTAGCCGGGATTAG
- a CDS encoding D-alanine--D-alanine ligase family protein: MSSTPTRVGLIFGGASGEHAVSIRSAATVAGALRSGSNANRYSLHCFYIDQQGRWWGPQQADAVLAAASPAAPESLPPEPQKPGFSGFPPGAQEIEIWFPVLHGPNGEDGTIQGLFSLMQVPFVGSGVLGSAVGMDKQAMKAAFAAAGLPQVPYACASSRELATNPNQLVEKLESQLGYPCFVKPANLGSSVGISKATNPETLRAGLAAAARLDPRLVIEKGVVARELECGVRGGGLQPLEASVLGEICFDADWYDYETKYSEGKSHTVIPAQVPAAIAERARSMAIQACEAVGAMGLSRVDFFYSEATGELWLNEINTLPGFTSQSMYPMLWAASGIPLENLVHELLEGAREWHQSAVQGGVEQ, translated from the coding sequence ATGAGCAGCACCCCCACCCGCGTTGGCCTGATCTTTGGGGGGGCCTCCGGTGAACACGCCGTTTCGATTCGATCCGCCGCCACGGTGGCAGGGGCCCTGCGCAGCGGCTCCAATGCCAACCGCTACAGCTTGCATTGCTTTTATATCGACCAGCAGGGTCGCTGGTGGGGGCCCCAGCAGGCCGATGCGGTCTTAGCCGCAGCATCGCCTGCGGCGCCTGAAAGCCTGCCCCCGGAACCCCAAAAACCTGGGTTCTCAGGATTTCCGCCCGGTGCCCAGGAAATTGAGATTTGGTTTCCGGTTTTGCATGGCCCCAATGGCGAAGACGGCACCATCCAGGGACTCTTCAGCCTGATGCAGGTGCCCTTCGTGGGCTCGGGGGTGTTGGGTTCGGCGGTGGGCATGGATAAACAGGCGATGAAGGCGGCCTTCGCTGCGGCCGGCCTACCCCAGGTGCCCTATGCCTGCGCCAGCAGCCGGGAGCTGGCCACCAACCCCAACCAACTGGTCGAAAAATTGGAAAGCCAGCTGGGCTACCCATGCTTTGTAAAACCGGCCAACTTGGGTTCATCGGTGGGGATCAGCAAGGCCACCAACCCGGAAACTCTGCGGGCTGGTCTGGCGGCGGCGGCTCGCCTCGATCCCCGCCTCGTGATCGAGAAAGGGGTGGTGGCAAGGGAACTGGAATGTGGGGTGCGCGGTGGCGGCCTCCAACCCCTGGAGGCCTCCGTGTTGGGGGAGATCTGTTTTGACGCCGACTGGTACGACTACGAGACCAAATACAGCGAAGGCAAAAGCCACACCGTGATTCCGGCCCAGGTGCCGGCTGCCATCGCCGAAAGGGCCCGCAGCATGGCGATCCAAGCCTGTGAAGCAGTCGGAGCGATGGGCCTATCTCGGGTGGATTTCTTCTACAGCGAAGCCACCGGTGAGCTCTGGCTCAATGAGATCAACACCCTGCCGGGCTTCACCAGCCAGAGCATGTACCCCATGCTTTGGGCAGCCAGCGGCATCCCCCTCGAAAACCTGGTGCACGAATTGCTAGAAGGGGCCCGAGAATGGCACCAAAGTGCGGTCCAAGGGGGGGTGGAGCAATGA
- the miaB gene encoding tRNA (N6-isopentenyl adenosine(37)-C2)-methylthiotransferase MiaB — MAETDHMMVSTNSPRGSYWITTFGCQMNKADSERMAGILESMGYSQGHGEHSADLVLYNTCTIRDNAEQKVYSYLGRQAQRKRENPHLTLVVAGCVAQQEGESLLRRVPELDLVMGPQHANRLDVLLAQVEAGQQVVATEEHHILEDITTARRDSSVCGWVNVIYGCNERCTYCVVPSVRGQEQSRLPEAIKLEMEGLAAQGFKEITLLGQNIDAYGRDLPGITPEGRRSHTLTDLLHQVHDVEGIERIRFATSHPRYFTDRLIDACADLPKVCEHFHIPFQSGDDDLLRAMARGYTVDRYRRIIERIRSRMPEASISADAIVAFPGESDAQYRRTLALIEEIGFDLVNTAAYSPRPNTPAATWPNQLSEAVKVERLQEINALVEQTAKARSARYAGRSVEVLAEGVNPKDSSQLMGRTRTNRLTFFPIAKADGSSHKAGDLVTVTIDQVRPFSLSGKLA, encoded by the coding sequence ATGGCCGAAACTGATCACATGATGGTCTCCACGAACAGCCCCCGCGGCAGCTATTGGATTACCACCTTTGGCTGTCAGATGAATAAGGCCGATTCCGAGCGCATGGCCGGGATCCTGGAGTCGATGGGCTACAGCCAGGGCCACGGCGAGCACAGCGCCGACCTGGTGCTTTACAACACCTGCACAATCCGCGACAACGCAGAACAAAAGGTCTACAGCTACCTGGGTCGCCAGGCCCAGCGCAAACGGGAAAACCCCCATCTCACCCTGGTGGTGGCCGGTTGCGTGGCCCAGCAGGAGGGCGAATCCCTGCTGAGGCGGGTGCCGGAGCTGGATTTGGTGATGGGGCCCCAACACGCCAACCGCCTCGACGTGCTGCTGGCCCAGGTGGAAGCGGGCCAGCAGGTGGTGGCCACAGAAGAGCACCACATTCTCGAAGACATCACCACGGCCCGGCGCGATAGCAGCGTCTGCGGCTGGGTGAATGTGATCTATGGCTGCAACGAGCGCTGCACCTACTGCGTGGTGCCCTCGGTGCGGGGCCAGGAGCAATCCCGCCTGCCCGAGGCAATCAAGCTCGAAATGGAGGGCCTCGCTGCCCAGGGTTTCAAGGAGATCACCCTGCTGGGCCAAAACATCGATGCCTATGGGCGCGATCTGCCCGGCATCACCCCCGAAGGCCGCCGCAGCCACACCCTCACCGACCTGCTGCACCAGGTGCACGACGTGGAGGGCATCGAGCGGATCCGCTTTGCCACCAGCCACCCCCGTTACTTCACCGATCGGTTGATCGACGCCTGCGCCGACCTGCCCAAGGTGTGCGAGCACTTCCACATCCCCTTCCAAAGTGGCGACGACGACCTGCTCAGGGCGATGGCCCGCGGCTACACGGTGGATCGTTACCGACGGATCATCGAGCGCATCCGCAGCCGCATGCCCGAGGCCTCGATCAGTGCCGATGCGATCGTCGCCTTCCCTGGCGAGAGTGATGCCCAATACCGCCGCACCCTGGCCTTGATCGAGGAAATCGGCTTCGACCTGGTCAACACCGCCGCCTATTCACCACGGCCCAACACCCCCGCCGCCACCTGGCCCAACCAACTCAGTGAGGCCGTCAAGGTGGAGCGCCTCCAGGAGATCAACGCCCTGGTGGAGCAAACGGCCAAGGCCCGCAGTGCCCGCTATGCGGGGCGCAGCGTGGAGGTGCTGGCGGAAGGGGTCAACCCGAAGGATTCCAGCCAACTGATGGGCCGCACCCGCACCAACCGGCTCACCTTTTTCCCGATCGCCAAGGCCGATGGCAGCTCGCACAAGGCGGGAGATCTCGTGACTGTCACCATCGATCAGGTGCGCCCCTTCTCCCTCAGCGGCAAACTGGCGTAA
- a CDS encoding dipeptide epimerase, translating to MHLSLRRFQLTKAVPLAISRGSTAAVEHLLVSIGHGGITGLGETGGFDTGHRHYETAAIAAELEALAPHLQALAPEPLQALEPLLAALSPPARCGLDLALHDWWGQRLGQPLWRLWGLDPGACVATSVTLGLGQSAAVLARLERWWQQLPATRIKLKLGSPDGVEHDRALVLVVRQALEQRQQSTGRAHELQVDANGGWDLATAQQLLPWLAQQGVVLVEQPLAPLNDPAADTAGFAALAGVAPIPVVADESCWDLADLLRLAPHVDGVNIKLVKSGGLSEALVMARTARRLGLGVMLGCYSDSTLLNSAAAQLLPLVRWPDLDSHLNLLDDPFSGAELVGDLWRPSDRPGLGVLALPPMPLPDPC from the coding sequence ATGCACCTGAGCCTGCGCCGCTTCCAACTCACCAAGGCAGTGCCCCTGGCGATTAGCCGCGGCAGCACAGCGGCGGTGGAGCACCTGCTGGTAAGCATTGGGCACGGGGGAATCACGGGCCTGGGCGAAACCGGCGGCTTCGACACCGGCCACCGCCATTACGAAACCGCGGCGATTGCCGCCGAACTCGAGGCCCTGGCGCCCCATTTGCAGGCCCTGGCGCCCGAGCCCCTGCAGGCGCTTGAGCCGCTGCTGGCAGCCCTTAGCCCGCCGGCCCGCTGCGGCCTGGATTTGGCCCTGCACGACTGGTGGGGGCAGCGCCTGGGACAACCGCTGTGGCGGCTCTGGGGGCTGGATCCAGGTGCCTGTGTCGCCACCAGCGTGACCCTCGGCTTAGGCCAGTCCGCGGCTGTGTTGGCGCGGCTCGAGCGCTGGTGGCAGCAGCTGCCCGCCACCCGAATCAAGCTCAAGCTCGGCAGCCCGGATGGGGTTGAGCACGATCGCGCCCTGGTGCTAGTGGTGCGCCAGGCCCTGGAGCAACGGCAGCAAAGCACTGGTCGGGCCCATGAATTGCAGGTGGATGCAAACGGCGGCTGGGATCTGGCCACGGCCCAGCAGCTGCTGCCCTGGCTGGCCCAGCAGGGCGTGGTGCTGGTGGAGCAGCCCCTGGCTCCCCTCAATGACCCTGCCGCCGATACGGCTGGCTTCGCTGCCCTGGCGGGCGTCGCCCCGATTCCTGTGGTGGCCGATGAGAGCTGCTGGGACCTGGCCGATCTGCTGCGGCTGGCCCCCCACGTGGATGGCGTCAACATCAAGCTGGTGAAGAGCGGTGGCCTCAGCGAGGCCCTGGTGATGGCCCGCACCGCCCGGCGCCTGGGCCTGGGGGTGATGCTGGGCTGCTATTCCGACAGCACCCTCCTAAATAGCGCCGCCGCCCAGCTGTTGCCCCTGGTGCGCTGGCCCGATCTAGACAGCCATCTCAACCTGCTGGACGATCCGTTCAGCGGCGCCGAGCTGGTGGGCGACCTATGGCGGCCCAGCGATCGCCCTGGCCTGGGGGTGCTGGCCCTTCCCCCGATGCCCCTTCCTGACCCCTGCTGA
- a CDS encoding DUF1611 domain-containing protein, which yields MLTADAPLVLLLHGGLDNLSGKTGLAMLRYRHGPIVAVIDPAHAGRSLGEITGIARAVPVVASMAEALAFGPEVAVVGLAPSGGLLPPEMRPDLLAGLEAGLHLASGLHSRLGDDLELAAACSRAGQWIWDLRREPDGLEVAAARCAALPCRRLLAVGTDMAVGKMSACLELLAAARRRDMDGRFVGTGQAGILISGQGVALDAVRVDYASGAVEQAVLQAAAGAGPEALVLVEGQGSLCHPGSTATLPLIRGSQPTGLLLVHRAGQSHVRSRPGAAAVAIPPLLEVIAAYEALAALGRPDGLRPRVRAIAVNTATLEPEAATAALAQIRANTSLVCADPVREGADRLLDALLDDRLDDGLDDWLEP from the coding sequence ATGCTCACTGCCGACGCCCCACTGGTGCTGCTGTTGCACGGCGGCCTCGACAACCTCTCCGGCAAGACCGGACTGGCGATGCTGCGCTACCGCCATGGGCCGATCGTGGCGGTGATTGATCCGGCCCACGCCGGCCGCTCCCTGGGGGAAATCACCGGCATAGCCAGGGCGGTGCCGGTGGTGGCCTCGATGGCGGAAGCCCTGGCCTTTGGCCCCGAGGTGGCGGTGGTAGGCCTGGCTCCTTCGGGCGGGCTTTTGCCGCCGGAGATGCGCCCTGACCTGCTGGCTGGCCTGGAGGCGGGATTACACCTGGCCAGCGGCCTGCATAGCCGCCTGGGGGATGACCTAGAGCTGGCTGCCGCCTGCAGCCGAGCCGGCCAGTGGATCTGGGATCTGCGCCGGGAGCCCGACGGCCTCGAGGTGGCCGCGGCCCGTTGTGCGGCGTTGCCCTGCCGGCGGCTGCTGGCGGTGGGTACGGACATGGCCGTGGGCAAGATGAGCGCCTGCCTGGAGCTGCTGGCCGCCGCCCGGCGCCGTGACATGGATGGCCGCTTCGTGGGCACCGGTCAGGCGGGGATCCTGATCAGCGGCCAGGGGGTGGCCCTCGATGCGGTGCGGGTCGACTACGCCTCCGGTGCGGTGGAGCAGGCGGTGCTCCAGGCCGCGGCCGGTGCTGGGCCGGAGGCGCTGGTGCTGGTGGAGGGCCAGGGCTCCCTTTGCCATCCGGGCTCCACCGCCACCCTGCCCTTGATTCGCGGCAGCCAGCCTACGGGTCTGCTGTTGGTACACCGGGCTGGCCAGAGCCATGTGCGCAGCCGCCCCGGCGCGGCGGCGGTGGCGATTCCCCCGCTGCTGGAGGTGATAGCTGCCTATGAAGCCCTGGCTGCCCTGGGCCGGCCCGATGGCCTGCGGCCGCGGGTGCGGGCGATTGCGGTGAATACGGCGACCCTGGAGCCGGAGGCTGCTACGGCGGCCCTGGCCCAGATCCGTGCCAACACCTCCCTGGTGTGTGCGGATCCCGTGCGGGAGGGGGCCGATCGGCTGCTGGATGCCCTTCTAGATGACCGGCTGGATGACGGGCTGGATGACTGGCTGGAGCCCTAA
- a CDS encoding DUF4359 domain-containing protein translates to MATPAVIDANVPINEAEQGLPISSRFLSPISQSLAASLAVGALVAGGLVLTNPTPADLEAFAAESLPKEISDELCKPGGLPMAMRLTISNCPALVAAQKGVLGRVVREQAQRQNFGLFSLYRASIGGQNLLNWQVPRYQATVLGIAGNFVLVQSAATPNP, encoded by the coding sequence TTGGCGACGCCCGCCGTGATCGATGCCAATGTACCAATCAATGAGGCAGAACAGGGTTTGCCAATTTCGAGCCGATTTTTAAGCCCGATTTCCCAATCCCTGGCAGCTAGCTTGGCCGTCGGGGCCCTGGTGGCCGGTGGCCTGGTGCTGACCAACCCCACGCCGGCGGATTTGGAGGCTTTTGCCGCCGAAAGCCTGCCCAAGGAAATCAGCGATGAGCTCTGCAAGCCCGGCGGGCTGCCGATGGCCATGCGCTTGACGATCAGCAATTGCCCTGCCCTGGTGGCTGCCCAAAAAGGGGTGTTGGGGCGGGTGGTGCGTGAGCAGGCCCAACGCCAGAACTTCGGCCTCTTCAGCCTCTATCGGGCCAGTATCGGCGGCCAAAACCTGTTGAATTGGCAGGTGCCCCGGTATCAGGCCACCGTGCTGGGCATTGCTGGAAACTTTGTGTTGGTGCAATCCGCAGCCACGCCAAATCCATGA
- a CDS encoding amidohydrolase family protein has product MSLALELRLPRSLLDPRLNDLPSPDADGLVAVRILQESGLVRSIEPLPPQPSNAGLPLALTPLVEPHAHLDKTGTAQAFPNWDGGMAGALAQNQREHGQRSANAVRQRAEALLERSWRYGVRAMRTHIDSGGGPATEASWQALLELRERWRGRLDLQLVALAPLEHWLRPEGEALARRVAGWGGLLGGVLGPPYASRGWANGQDQEALTGLLALAERLGCGLDLHVDEADSQPGRGVALLTRLVLEQRRAVAITCSHCCSMALLPQARLERLAEQMARAQLAVVALPFTNQWLLGRRPGQTPVQRAQAPIRSLQRAGVRVAVGGDNVQDPWFPGGDGDPIELLRFAVPACHLVPSQRQGIAPFTRASSELLGLDWDGVLRLGGPGDLVVLSATNWTELLARTPQRRVLRAGQWLGPAETELPSPLLAKLGQ; this is encoded by the coding sequence ATGAGCCTGGCCTTGGAGTTGCGGCTGCCCCGCAGCCTGCTGGATCCTCGCCTTAATGACCTGCCCAGCCCCGATGCCGATGGCCTGGTGGCGGTGCGGATTTTGCAGGAGTCGGGGCTGGTGCGCTCGATTGAGCCCCTGCCGCCGCAGCCTTCAAATGCTGGCTTGCCCCTGGCCCTGACCCCCCTGGTGGAGCCCCATGCCCACCTGGATAAAACCGGCACGGCCCAGGCTTTTCCCAACTGGGATGGGGGCATGGCCGGGGCCCTGGCCCAGAACCAGCGGGAACATGGCCAGCGCAGTGCCAATGCTGTGAGACAAAGGGCAGAGGCCCTGCTGGAGCGCAGCTGGCGCTACGGGGTGCGGGCCATGCGCACCCACATTGATAGTGGTGGCGGGCCGGCCACCGAGGCCAGTTGGCAGGCCCTGTTAGAGCTGCGGGAGCGCTGGCGCGGCCGCTTGGATTTGCAGCTGGTGGCCCTGGCCCCCCTGGAGCATTGGCTGCGGCCCGAGGGGGAAGCCCTGGCCAGGCGGGTGGCGGGCTGGGGCGGGCTGCTGGGGGGAGTGCTGGGCCCGCCCTATGCCAGCCGCGGCTGGGCTAATGGCCAAGACCAAGAGGCTCTAACGGGCCTGCTGGCCCTGGCGGAGCGCCTGGGCTGCGGCCTGGATCTGCATGTGGATGAGGCCGATAGCCAACCCGGGCGGGGTGTGGCCCTGCTCACGCGGCTGGTGTTGGAGCAGCGAAGGGCGGTGGCGATCACCTGCAGCCATTGCTGCAGCATGGCCCTGTTGCCCCAGGCCCGGCTGGAGCGCCTGGCCGAGCAGATGGCCCGGGCCCAGCTGGCGGTGGTGGCCCTGCCTTTCACAAATCAGTGGTTGCTGGGTCGCCGGCCCGGTCAAACGCCGGTGCAGCGGGCCCAGGCACCGATCCGCAGCCTGCAGCGGGCAGGGGTGCGGGTCGCAGTAGGTGGCGACAACGTGCAAGACCCCTGGTTTCCTGGGGGCGACGGCGATCCGATTGAGCTGTTGCGCTTTGCGGTGCCGGCCTGCCATCTGGTGCCCAGCCAGCGCCAGGGCATTGCCCCTTTCACCCGGGCCAGCTCGGAGCTGCTGGGCCTGGACTGGGATGGGGTGCTGCGCTTGGGGGGGCCGGGCGATCTGGTGGTGCTCTCCGCCACCAACTGGACCGAGCTCCTGGCCCGCACTCCCCAGCGACGGGTGTTGCGGGCGGGGCAATGGCTTGGGCCAGCCGAGACTGAGCTGCCATCACCGCTGCTGGCCAAACTGGGGCAGTGA
- a CDS encoding FAD-binding oxidoreductase, with product MKSNQVPDLAQVNKALQAQAVKALVDELRLLDPGLVLTQEPGELEKLSRDFYDFSPVLIPQLQEHRAQLAVFASKVEQVQLVAGACARHGLPLTVRGAGTGNYGQCVPLEGGVVLEMRGLNRVRQIDPETGVVEVEAGCSLAALDQQLAAAGRALRMVPSTMRTATVGGYFAGGSSGLGSLRWGFLRDPGNLLGLEVVTVEAEPRLLQLDAEASAPLNHAYGTNGILTALRLPSTEAVAWQQVVVGFQDWQQALAAAQLLPQTAFFLQGLTLLEAEVAAAMPWPPGCPKCPSEQAAGPEHRLLLWVGPDALRSPGEGAPGEGAPAEGALVAWLGARGGEVRWLAPNLPGPGLPLREFTWNHTTLHWRSNHPDWTYLQMLLPQPEAPCLGALRQRWGADLLWHLEAVKHEGAARLAALPLLRWQGQAQLAELIQHCRELGAFVFNPHVLTVEDGGLGVIDADQVAAKAAHDPAGLLNPGKLRGWLSR from the coding sequence GTGAAAAGCAACCAGGTGCCCGATTTGGCCCAAGTAAATAAGGCCCTGCAAGCCCAGGCGGTAAAGGCCTTGGTGGATGAGTTGCGCCTGCTGGATCCGGGGCTGGTCTTGACCCAGGAGCCTGGCGAGCTGGAAAAGCTCTCCCGTGATTTCTACGACTTTTCGCCGGTCCTGATCCCCCAGCTTCAGGAGCATCGGGCCCAATTGGCAGTTTTTGCTTCGAAGGTGGAGCAGGTGCAACTGGTGGCCGGGGCCTGCGCCCGCCATGGGTTGCCCCTCACCGTGCGCGGTGCCGGCACGGGCAACTACGGCCAGTGTGTGCCGCTGGAGGGGGGGGTGGTGCTGGAGATGCGGGGCCTTAATCGCGTCCGCCAAATCGATCCCGAAACCGGCGTGGTGGAGGTGGAAGCGGGCTGCAGCTTGGCGGCCCTCGACCAGCAATTGGCGGCCGCCGGCAGGGCCCTGCGGATGGTGCCAAGCACGATGCGCACCGCCACGGTGGGGGGCTATTTCGCCGGGGGATCCAGTGGTTTGGGTTCCCTGCGCTGGGGATTTTTGCGGGATCCCGGCAATCTTTTGGGCCTGGAGGTGGTCACCGTGGAGGCGGAGCCCCGGCTGCTGCAGCTCGATGCCGAGGCCAGTGCTCCCCTCAACCATGCCTACGGCACCAATGGCATCCTCACGGCCCTGCGGCTGCCCAGCACGGAAGCGGTGGCCTGGCAGCAAGTGGTGGTGGGTTTCCAGGATTGGCAGCAGGCCCTAGCCGCGGCCCAACTACTGCCCCAGACCGCCTTTTTCCTGCAGGGTTTGACCCTGCTGGAGGCGGAGGTGGCCGCCGCCATGCCCTGGCCCCCTGGCTGCCCGAAATGCCCATCGGAGCAGGCAGCTGGGCCTGAACACCGGCTGCTCCTTTGGGTGGGGCCCGATGCGCTCCGGTCTCCCGGAGAAGGGGCCCCTGGAGAAGGGGCCCCCGCAGAAGGTGCCCTGGTGGCCTGGTTAGGGGCGCGGGGGGGGGAAGTGCGTTGGCTGGCGCCAAATCTGCCCGGTCCTGGTTTGCCGCTGCGGGAGTTCACCTGGAACCACACCACCCTCCATTGGCGCAGCAATCACCCCGACTGGACCTACCTACAGATGCTCTTGCCCCAACCAGAGGCCCCTTGCCTTGGGGCCCTGCGCCAGCGCTGGGGAGCAGACCTGCTCTGGCATCTGGAGGCGGTTAAGCACGAGGGGGCAGCCCGCTTGGCGGCCCTGCCGTTGCTGCGTTGGCAGGGGCAAGCCCAGCTGGCAGAGCTGATCCAGCACTGCCGCGAGCTGGGGGCCTTCGTGTTCAACCCCCATGTGCTGACCGTGGAGGATGGGGGCCTGGGGGTGATCGATGCCGACCAGGTGGCGGCTAAGGCGGCCCATGACCCTGCAGGCCTGCTGAATCCGGGCAAACTGCGGGGGTGGCTGTCCCGTTAG
- a CDS encoding pentapeptide repeat-containing protein produces MVWLKRAWALLLLLAVFCAGSPAWAFEGIDYTLTNQNEADFSSRDLADTSFAGASGRHANFSGSDLHGAIFTQASFPEADFSDANLTNVLMDKVDFSGADFSNALLAGAIASGSSFIGATVTNADFSDALIDRLDQRSLCREASGSNPITGVDTRSSLGC; encoded by the coding sequence ATGGTTTGGCTTAAGCGGGCCTGGGCCCTACTGCTCCTCTTGGCAGTTTTCTGCGCCGGCTCCCCCGCCTGGGCGTTTGAGGGCATCGACTACACCCTCACCAACCAAAACGAAGCGGACTTCAGCAGCCGCGACCTGGCCGACACCTCCTTTGCCGGAGCCAGTGGTCGCCACGCCAATTTCAGCGGCTCCGATCTGCATGGGGCGATCTTTACCCAGGCCTCCTTCCCAGAAGCTGATTTCAGCGACGCCAATCTCACCAATGTGCTGATGGACAAGGTGGATTTCAGCGGTGCCGACTTCAGCAACGCCCTCCTGGCAGGGGCCATTGCCTCAGGCAGCAGCTTCATTGGCGCCACCGTCACCAACGCTGACTTCAGCGATGCCTTAATCGATCGACTGGACCAGCGATCCCTATGTAGGGAAGCCTCGGGCAGCAACCCCATCACAGGCGTGGATACCCGAAGCAGCCTGGGCTGCTAA